Proteins encoded by one window of Triplophysa rosa linkage group LG19, Trosa_1v2, whole genome shotgun sequence:
- the cxxc5a gene encoding CXXC-type zinc finger protein 5 isoform X2, producing the protein MSGGQPEGSRTPKAQDEDQDKRSCREDSPVVERRNRSGIISEPLSKSLKRSRTLSQYTAACPQTANGLKHNGHAKSHAAKPQPAQPQQQQQPSASALVSSKLDRTLEQVLEGQNGLLHFAQAAALLKRAGMEHMLLPGGMGVGVGGGGVEVGTVDLEGASVADTVGGHTDFPYGVSGGFPFNPGLFIMTPAGVFLADSALHMAGLTGEYPVQSELASAISSGKKKRKRCGMCPPCRRRINCEQCSSCRNRKTGHQICKFRKCEELKKKPSAALEVMLPTGAAFRWFQ; encoded by the exons ATGTCTGGCGGACAGCCGGAGGGCAGCCGGACACCCAAGGCTCAGGACGAGGACCAGGACAAGCGCAGCTGCAGGGAGGACAGCCCTGTCGTGGAACGACGCAATCGCAGCGGCATCATCAGCGAGCCTCTCAGCAAGAGCCTGAAGAGGTCTCGCACCCTCTCGCAGTACACTGCCGCGTGTCCGCAGACTGCCAATGGACTGAAACACAACGGCCACGCTAAGAGCCACGCGGCCAAACCCCAGCCTGCTCAGCCGCAGCAGCAACAACAGCCCTCTGCCTCGGCCTTGGTGTCGAGCAAGCTGGACCGGACCCTGGAGCAGGTGTTGGAGGGACAGAATGGCCTGTTGCACTTTGCCCAGGCAGCTGCGCTGCTTAAGCGGGCAGGCATGGAGCACATGCTTCTCCCAGGTGGAATGGGAGTGGGCGTGGGCGGGGGGGGGGTCGAGGTGGGTACGGTTGACCTGGAGGGGGCGTCGGTGGCCGACACAGTGGGGGGCCACACAGACTTCCCGTACGGCGTGAGCGGAGGCTTTCCCTTCAATCCGGGGCTCTTCATCATGACGCCTGCCGGAGTCTTCCTCGCTGACAGTGCACTGCACATGGCCGGCTTGACAGGGGAGTACCCAGTGCAAAGCGAGCTGGCCTCCGCCATTAGCTCCGggaagaagaaaagaaaacgcTGCGGCATGTGCCCACCTTGTCGGCGCAGGATTAACTGCGAGCAGTGCAGCAGTTGCCGGAACCGCAAGACGGGCCACCAGATCTGCAAGTTCCGCAAGTGTGAGGAGCTCAAGAAGAAACCGTCTGCTGCACTGGAG GTGATGCTGCCGACGGGCGCAGCATTCCGGTGGTTCCAGTAG
- the cxxc5a gene encoding CXXC-type zinc finger protein 5 isoform X1, translating to MSGGQPEGSRTPKAQDEDQDKRSCREDSPVVERRNRSGIISEPLSKSLKRSRTLSQYTAACPQTANGLKHNGHAKSHAAKPQPAQPQQQQQPSASALVSSKLDRTLEQVLEGQNGLLHFAQAAALLKRAGMEHMLLPGGMGVGVGGGGVEVGTVDLEGASVADTVGGHTDFPYGVSGGFPFNPGLFIMTPAGVFLADSALHMAGLTGEYPVQSELASAISSGKKKRKRCGMCPPCRRRINCEQCSSCRNRKTGHQICKFRKCEELKKKPSAALEKVMLPTGAAFRWFQ from the exons ATGTCTGGCGGACAGCCGGAGGGCAGCCGGACACCCAAGGCTCAGGACGAGGACCAGGACAAGCGCAGCTGCAGGGAGGACAGCCCTGTCGTGGAACGACGCAATCGCAGCGGCATCATCAGCGAGCCTCTCAGCAAGAGCCTGAAGAGGTCTCGCACCCTCTCGCAGTACACTGCCGCGTGTCCGCAGACTGCCAATGGACTGAAACACAACGGCCACGCTAAGAGCCACGCGGCCAAACCCCAGCCTGCTCAGCCGCAGCAGCAACAACAGCCCTCTGCCTCGGCCTTGGTGTCGAGCAAGCTGGACCGGACCCTGGAGCAGGTGTTGGAGGGACAGAATGGCCTGTTGCACTTTGCCCAGGCAGCTGCGCTGCTTAAGCGGGCAGGCATGGAGCACATGCTTCTCCCAGGTGGAATGGGAGTGGGCGTGGGCGGGGGGGGGGTCGAGGTGGGTACGGTTGACCTGGAGGGGGCGTCGGTGGCCGACACAGTGGGGGGCCACACAGACTTCCCGTACGGCGTGAGCGGAGGCTTTCCCTTCAATCCGGGGCTCTTCATCATGACGCCTGCCGGAGTCTTCCTCGCTGACAGTGCACTGCACATGGCCGGCTTGACAGGGGAGTACCCAGTGCAAAGCGAGCTGGCCTCCGCCATTAGCTCCGggaagaagaaaagaaaacgcTGCGGCATGTGCCCACCTTGTCGGCGCAGGATTAACTGCGAGCAGTGCAGCAGTTGCCGGAACCGCAAGACGGGCCACCAGATCTGCAAGTTCCGCAAGTGTGAGGAGCTCAAGAAGAAACCGTCTGCTGCACTGGAG AAGGTGATGCTGCCGACGGGCGCAGCATTCCGGTGGTTCCAGTAG